From the Corynebacterium sp. P3-F1 genome, the window AGAACTTGTTGTAGCTTTCCGCGCGGTCCTGCGCACCGAGCAAATCGCCGAACAGATTCATGGAAACCTCAGTGTTGGCCAACGGGTCCTGACGAAAGTCCGTGAACACGTACTTGAGGCCGACAGCGTCCATGTCGGTGAGGAAGCCGTTCTGTTCCGCGACCTTCTTCTGGTCCAAGGTCATGACCACCACATCCGGCTTCTGCGCCAGCAGGTTCTCGACGGTGACATCGCCCTTTTGCAGCGAACCGATTTCCGGCAGGTCCTTCGCCTCCGGGAATTTCTCGAACAGCTTGTCGCGCATCGCCGGCGCTGCCTTGTCCAAGTCGTTGCCGTACGCGACGATCTTGTCGAAGGGGTTGTCCTGCAGAATCGAGGTGGCGAAGACCCCGCGGCCCTCCCCGAGTAAGATGCGCTCCGGCTGCTTGTCGAAATCGACGGTGCGGCCCGCCGCGTCGGTGACAGTCAGGGTGGTCTCGCCGTTTGCTGCTCCATTGTTGGAGCCGCTCTCATTACCGCTTGAGTCCGACGAGCAGCCGGCGAGGCCGAGTACTGCGATTAACGAGAACAGCAGTGCTGCGAGTGTGCGTGGAAAATTCACAATCCACCTTTCAAGGTAAGTAAGCCTATGCTTAGTTCGGCCGTTTCCACGCATGCTAAGACATGCCCAAATTGAAATCAAGATCGTGGTTTCACTCCCGTCTTTATGCCCGGGAAGCTCGTGCGGTAACCTGATTTCTCGTTGCCTCAGTAGCTCAGTGGATAGAGCACGGCTCTCCTAAAGCCGGTGTCGTAGGTTCGATTCCTACCTGGGGCGCAGAAAATCCCCCATGACCTGCACAAACAGGTTGTGGGGGATTACTGACTTTCAGGCAAATTCGTAGATCTACTAACTTATCTACTACCTTTGCCGAAAATCGGACTCAGGGAAAGGGCCGAAATCAGGCGCTAGTCATCGTCACCGTATTGATCACCTTGCCGGCAAGGCTGTTGCTGTTGCTGCTGTTGTTGCCTCCGCCGTGCCGTATCACGACGCACCGCATCGAGTCGCCGCTGGTTCTCACCGACAGTTCGCAACATCTGATCGCGACCGCGCGAGTTACGCACCGGATTGACACGAGGCCGCACATACCTACCGATAACCCCTGATAGGCACGAATGTGATCCGATAACCCAGAGGTCGTCGGTTCGAATCCGGCCCCCGCTACCAACTTCCAAACCCCTACCAGTGGTGAACTGGCCCCCGAAAGTTGGACTGGTTTAACTCTAGGCGGTTAGGGCTTCAAGGGTCTGATTTCGATATTGCATCGGGGTCAGGCCCTTGAGTCGTTGTTGGATGCGTTCGGTGTTGTACCACTGGATGTACTCGTCGATCGCCTGGTTGAACTCTGCGACGGTGTCGAAGATTTCTCCGTGGTACATCTCGGCTTTCAAGTGCCCGAAGAAATTCTCCATGACCGCGTTGTCGTAACAGTTGGCTTTACGCGACATCGACTGAACACCACCGTTATCGCCGATCAGGTCACGCCAGGAGGCATGCTGGTACTGGAAGCCTTGATCGGTGTGCATCATCCACCCGGGTTCAGGTGCACAATTTACGATTGCGTTGGTCAAAGAAGCGGCGGTAAATGCTGTCGACGGCGATGTAGCCACGCTGTGGGCAACGATTGAGCGGTCGAACAGATCCATCACCGGGGACAGATATACCTTGCTGCCTGCGACCCTGAACTCGGTGACGTCGCTGACAAAGAAGGTGTTGGGCTTGTCCGGAGTGAACTTGCGGTCAAGTTTGTTGTCAGCGATGTGGCTGATCGTCCCAGCGTAAGAAACATAGGGCCTGCGCTGGCGGACCTTGGCTCGAAGTCCCATCTCGCGCATGAGCTTGAAGACAAGTTTGTGGTTGACCACCCAGCCCTGGTTGCGCAGGTCCAGCAGCACCCGCCGGTAACCGTAGCGATGCTTATTACGCTCGAAACTTTCCCGGATTGCTTGCTTCAGCGCAGCGTGCTTATCCGGCTCGCGCAGGCGTTTCTGGTGGTAGAAGAACGTCGACCGTGGCATACCCGCCGCATCCAAGAGGTACTCCAAGCGGTGGTGCGACTTGAGGATGACAATCGCCTGAACTTTCAGGCGCGTCCCTGGTTCCTCAAGTCCCGCAATTTTTTTAAGTAGGCGTTTTCCGCTTCCAACCGTGCGATCTGGCGACGCAGCTTCTCTTCCTCCGAGAGCGGCTTCGGTGCGACCGAGCCTTTGGGCCTACCCTTCGGCTCCGGTTTTAGCGCCTCATCGCCACCTTTACGCCATTTCCACGACCACCCTTTAACTAGCTGGTCTGATGACAGGCCAAACTCACGCGCAAGATCCATCGCCGTCTCACCGGCAAGGTGGCGTTGGACAACTTCCTTCTTGATTTCGAACGAATACTGCTGCTTAGTCGGTTTCTCCACAAGACATAGCCTGCCATGCAGCGTAAACCGACGATAGAGCATACGGGCGGCGTATCTGGAGACACCAAGAGCAATGGCAGCGGCTCTATAGCCCATGCCTTGCTCAAATAGTTCAACCAACTGCTCGCGCTGATGCTCACTCAGCGAACTTCGTGCTCTCAACGAAAACTACTCCCCACTAGTCGATAACTGATTTCTCAGTCCAACTAATGGGGAGCAGTTCATGGAAACGCTGGTAGGGGTCTTCTTTGTTTTGTGTTGAAGTCGGCATTTGGTGCACTAGATGGTGCACTAGAGTCAGAATCCTGCACCCGATGAGGCATCAGCGCTCCAGCAAAGCGGTGCGGGTTTCGCGGTTGTATGCGAGGGCGACTGCAACGAGGAACGCCACGGGAGCCGACAGTTCGGGGGAGATCTGTCTGTGTGTCGGGGGGACACCGCTCAACCGTGGCGTTCGAGATGAGTATTACGCGACTCGCGTCCTCTCGCACGTCGAGAGATGAAAGTGCACCTGACTTGGCTCACTGTGGTGTGACCGACTTAACTCTTGACGCGTAGACCTGCTGGTTTGGTGTTGGGGTTGGGTATTTTTCCGCACTAAGGGGTGGGGTGTGGGGCGGACGGTAGTGTGATCTTTTGTGAGCCCGTCTATCCGTACTGTGACGACTGCTTCTGGGGCTACAGCTGTCCAGGTATTCACGAGCGAACACGCGGGCAATCGGATGTCGAAATCCGATCTCAAGGCGCGACCAATTTATGCCCGAACCGAGGGCTCGATTAATGCGCACCTCAATATCGTCATGGCAACACTCGCAGTAAGTCGATGATGGAATCAGCAACCGGACGAAGCATTAAACGACTCGTGCGAACTTTCAAAAAGTATCGCAGTTTTGAACTCAGGGTCGAAGACACAACAATCCACGCGGCCACGCCACTACCAGCCGAAGTGCAAAACCTCGTCCACGCCATCACCGAACCCTGACTTCCGCACTAAAATGATCCAACTCAGGAGAAGCGCACGCGGATTAACCTACGCCGGCCAGCAGAATTTCTACGAACTCCTTGCGCTTTTCTACATGGAAGTTGTGGCCCGAGTCAGCCTCGACTTTAACGGCACCGGCGGGAAGAGAATCCATGGCCCTGGCGGCGTCCTCATCACTGGCCGCAGCTTGAAGGACTTCCCCGTCGTATCGCGCTTGACAATGAATATAGGTAACTGGCGCTTGAATCGCCGCAAGTGTTGCTTCTTGATCAAACCCTTCGTTCCAGAGACCCGTAAAGAAGGCATCACCAAACGCTGGGTCATAATCCATGATGTACACCTGTGCCTCATTCATCTCGGGAGGCATGGTCCACAGAGCTATCGGGGCGCCCGGATGCCGAGAGTGATATGCGAGTCCATCACCGATGAACCCCTGAGCAGAGTCCCCAAAGTATTGCCACATTTTTTGGCTGCGCCACTGATAAGCCTGCCAGTCGGTCTCTCCTGAAGACAAGAACTCATGAGTGCTGACAGCTAGGTCCTGATAATTCCACGTATTGCGCGCCTCAGGCAGCTCTGTGGCAAATAGCGGCGGATCTTCTAACACCAGGAAGCTAACCAGTTCTGGATGACGCGCAGCAATCAACGCGGCCAATTGACCCCCAGACGAATGCCCACTTAATACGACGGGTTGGCCAATTGTCTCTATATAACGAGATAGGACGTCTGCGACCTCCACCGCTCGATAAGATTCAAGGCGATCAGACTTGCCATGCCCTGGAACGTCGATGGCATACACTTGGCGGTCCTTGCTGAGGTCACGTAAAGCGTAACCGTACTGGCGCCATCCGCTCGCTTGACCATGGATAAGGACAATAGGGGAACCGTCCCTTGGCTCGCTTACCCCTACATTGAGCTTCACATGATCCACGCTCACCCGGTGCTCTTGATAGCCAGCCTTTTCCAGGGATCTCACAAGACGCGAGTGATACGTGGTTGTGTACCATGCCCAACCGCCAGCACCGGCTGCCGCAAGTGCAACGATTGCCGTCACGATAAGTCCCGCCACCTTCAGGACCCTTTTCCCGACCAGGGCCATGAGCTATCACCTTACCAATACATTTGTATTATAACACCAATACACTTGCATTATAACATGGCTTGGCTCACTGTGGTGTGACCGACTTAAACACCCCGCTCGGTCATCATCTCTTCGAGATCGCGGTAGCTCACGCCGTAGCGGCAGTACCACCGCACCGCCCACAGGATGATTTCACGGGGGAAATGCCGACCGGAGAAGATGCCCATGGCCGTGATTATTTCACGCCGGTCTTTCTACTGCCCCAACTTTGCAACAGCACCGGTCATGAACCGATGAACCACAAGCGAGTTGCGCGGGTCATGCGTGAGCTCAAATTGTTTGGTTACACCAAGAAACGCAAGGTCATCACCACCGTGTCGGATCATAAGAAGCCGGTGTTCCCTGATCTGGTGGGCCGGAAGTTCACCGCTGACAAGCCGAACCAGCTCTACGTTGGGGATATTACGTACCTGCCGATTGCGGATGGGTCGAATATGTACCTGGCGACGGTCATTGATTGCTATTCCCGCCGGTTGATCGGCTTTTCCATCGCGGATCACATGCGCACCAGCCTGGTCCAAGACGCACTGCTCATGGCCAAAGGCCAGCGTGGAAGCCTGACTGGGTCGATTTTTCACTCGGATCACGGCAGCGTTTACACCGCGCACGCATTCCAGAACACCTGTAAGGAATTAGGGATCAGGCAGTCGATGGGATCAATCGGTACCAGTGCGGATAACGCCTTGGCGGAGTCGTTCAATGCCGCGATGAAGCGGGAGGTCCTTCAGGATTCCAAGACATTCATGAACCAGTTGATCTGCCGCCGAGATGTTTTCCGCTGGTGTACCCGTTACAACACGGTGCGTCGGCATTCCTGGTGTAAATATCTCGCCCCTGCGGTGTTTGAGGAGCGCGGTTCTGTTATCCTGAAATCTGCTTCCTGATTAAATCCTCCGTGTCTACTATCCGGGGGTCGGGCCCGCCTTCATCGAAGCTGACTACCACCCGAAGCTCACCCCACACAGTCTCCGGATATGCAACGTCTCGCGGCCGACGATCTATCGCGCTCTCAAGCGCATTGACGCCGACACTTAGGCACAGGCTGCGTCGCTAGCGCTCGCACCCGGTAAGCCGAGCATCAGGCTGCGCTAGCGACGCTCAGCACGCTTCAGGTGCGGTGGTGCCGTGGCAGGGCGCGACCGGCAGAGCCGGACCGAATACGGGATTGACCACGTACACCCCGTATTCGTGCAAAGGAGCACTGCCATGTCCACTCATTCCCACACGCTTGCATCCCACGGTGAGATCCTCGCGAACCTCCCCGGCATCCTCGGCTTCTACCCGAACAACTCGCTGATCCTCGCGTTCTTCGTCGACGACGAGGGCGTCGACACCGTCCGCCTCGGCCCGGTCGCACGGTTCGACCTGGACGAGGCTGTGGAGAAGCTCACCGAGAGTCGCGAGCGGTTCGCAGCGTGGGTCCACCACCTCGAACTTGACGCTGTTATCGCGTACATGATCAGCGATGACATTGCGCAACCGGTCTTCGACGAGACGGCCACGTATCTCACCAGCGGGGCAGTGCATCTACCGCCGCTGCTTGGGGTGGTGCAGGTGCCCGAGATTGTCACCGGGGCTGCTTGGTGGTCTGTGTACCAGCATCCGCTCATCGACGAGCCGCGCCACGGTGTTGTCGGCGAGGTCGCCGCATCGGCGGCGCTTCAGCAGATGCTAGAGCACACCGGCGAGCTGCCGGAGCCGAGCAAAGACGACATCGAGGCACGGTTGAATAGCACCGATCACGGCATCGACGCCGCAGAGCACGCCGACATCATCGAAGACGCGCTGGCGTATATCCCGCCCATGTTCTCCGACATGCTGCAGCGTGAATACGAACAGGCGGCGGCAGGGATGACCCAAGTTGGCGATGTCATTACTGAACTGAGCCGGTTGATTCGACAGGGTCGGCATGTCTGCGCAGAAACTCGTTCTTCTGCAGGCCTAGTGCAGCTCGGTGAGCTTGGCCAGCACCTCCTCGGCAGGCGGGTTGGTGGCGTGGGTGCCGTCGGAGTAGAGGACGGTCGGCACGACTCGGTTGCCGTTGTTGACGGACTCGACCCAGGCGGAGGCGTCCTCGTTGCCGGGGGCTTCCACATCGACGACTTCGTGCGGGGCATTCGCCTTACGTAGGTCCGCCAGCAGACGGGTGCAGAACGGGCACCAGGAAGTGGCGAATACGGTGACTGGAGCGGTCGTTTCAGGGGTGGTGGCCACGTCAATCAAGCCTTTCGTTCAAAACGTTGGAAGCGGTAGCTGAGCGGAGTTGGCTCGGCGCCTTCCACGGTCACGCGGCCGCGCTCGGAGGTGAACCAATCTGATTCACTGACCAGATCGAAATCGCCGGTGAGACGGGGTGCGTACACGGCGTTGTGGGGTAGGAGGGGGGCCACGGAGACGTCGACAAGCGTGCGCTCGATGATGTCGACCTCGTCGAGCGTGGCCTCATAAAGTTGCGCCCCGCCGATGATCCACGCGTCGGTGTCGAGGTCGGGCAGGTCGCGGTAGACGTACGCGCCGTTGGACCACGGGCCAGCCTCCCGCGAGGAAATAATGATGTTGGCTCGGCCGGGTAGCGGCGTCACGGGAAGCGATTCCCACGTGCGGCGCCCCATGATGACGGGGCTGCCCAGCGTGGTCTCCTTGAAATGCTTGAGGTCCTCCGGCAAGTGCCACGGCATGTCCGCGCCGTCGCCGATGATGCCGTCGCGCGATTGCGCCCAGATTGCGCCAATCATATTTACACCGAGACCTTCGCTGTGATCGTCGGGTGAGGGTCGTAGTCGGTGACCGCGATATCGCCAAAGCCGTAGTCGAAGATGGACTCGGCCTTGGTGAGCTCCAGCTGCGGGTACGGGCGAGGCTCGCGGGAGAGCTGTTCTTTGACCTGCTCGATGTGGTCGTTGTAGATGTGGCAGTCACCGCCCGTCCAAATCAGCTCGCCGATCTCAAGGCCCGCCTGCTGGGCGAACATGTGCGTCAACAGGGCATAGGACGCGATATTGAACGGCACGCCCAGGAACATGTCCGCAGAGCGCTGGTAGACCTGCATGGACAGCTTTCCGTCGGCGACGTAGAGCTGGAACAGCAGGTGGCACGGCATGAGGGCCATTTTGTTCAGCTCGGAGACATTCCAGGCGGACACGAGGTTGCGCCGGGATTCCGGGTCATTCTTCAGCAACTCGAGCGCATTGTGGATCTGGTCGATGTGCTGGCCGTCCGGCGTTGGCCACGAGCGCCACTGGACGCCGTAGACCGGCCCCAGCTCGCCGTCGTCGTCCGTCCATTCGTTCCAAATGCGGATATTGTTCTCCTGCAGCCAGCGGACATTCGAGTCGCCCTTGAGGAACCACAACAGCTCGCCCACGACGCCCTTGAAGTAGACCTTCTTGGTGGTCAACAAGGGGAAAGAATCGGCGAGGTCGTAGCGCAGCTGCTTGCCGAAGACGCTGATCGTGCCCGTTCCGGTGCGGTCAGACTTCGGCGTGCCGGTCTCCAGGATTTCGCGCAGTAAATCCTCATACGGGGTGGGGATGGTCGTCCCAGTCATTCACTCACCTTTACAAGCGGTCGGGGTAGCAGAAACGGGCGGCTACTTGGCGATGCCCTCGTAGCTGCCGTGCTCTTCCTTATACGACGCGGCGTGCTTCAGAATTTCATCGGCAAGTTCAGGGCGGCAGATCAGCAGGTCAGGGATGTAGGTGTCCTCGTTGTTGAAGTGCACCTCGGTCCCGTCCAAACGGGAAGCGTGGAGCCCGGCCGCCCTGGCGACGCCCACCGGGGCAGCCTGATCCCATTCGTACTGGCCGCCGGCGTGAATGTACGCGTCGTAATCGCCGAGCAACACGTGCATCGCCTTGGCGCCCGCGGAGCCGATACCGGCTGCTTCGAACTCCATCTTCTCCGCGATGTACTTGGCCACTGCCGGCGGGCGGTTGTGCGACAGTGCGATCTTGCGGGATAAAGGGCCGGCAACGTGGCGGACATCGGAAGACTTGAACACCACACCCAAATCCGGCAGGCCCACGGCCGCGTGGGTGGGCACACCGTTTTCCACCAGGGCGATGTGCACGGCCCAGTCCTGGCGGCCGGTGGCGAATTCCTTCGTGCCGTCCAGCGGATCCACGATCCACACACGCGGGTTGTCCAGGCGGGAGAGGTCGTCTACCGCCTCCTCGGACAAGAAACCATCGTCCGGGCGGTGCTGTGCCAGCACACGCGCGATCCAGTTTTGCGCGAGGTCATCGCCCGCCTCACCCAGCTCCCGGCCGCGCAGGAGGCCTACTCCGCGGATGCCCTTGAGGATTTCGCCCGTGCCGAGCGCAATGAGGTTAGTCAACCGTGAGTCCGAGTACGTTGCCGTCATGGACTCGACCTTACCGGCTGCGGCGTGTCCCCGTGCAGTGTGGCTAGTGGCGGTTTAGCGGGAACTCAACACCCAACTTCCCACATAACATCCCACAAGTGTTAAGTAGTGGGAAGTTAGGTGTTATGTTCGGGCCGGTTAAGGTGAATGCGTGCCTGACAGACCAACCGACCGCTTAGGGAACGGGGAATCCGGTCGCATCCTCGACCGGTTCCACCCGCAGGTGGCCACGTGGTTCGAGGAGGTTTTCGCCGCGCCCACTCCGGTGCAGGAGGGAGCGTGGGACTCTATCTCCCAGGGGGAGAACACTCTCGTTGTTGCCCCGACGGGCTCGGGTAAGACGCTCGCGGCGTTCCTCTGGTCGCTCAATGCGATGGTGCAGCGCTCCGGCCAGCAGACCCTGCACTTCGACGACAATGCGGCACTCCAGCGCAGCACCCAGGGAACACGCGACGGGGTGCGCGTGCTGTATATCTCGCCCCTGAAGGCGCTCGGTGTGGACGTGGAGAATAACCTCCGCGCACCGTTGACCGGCATTGCGCGTGTAGCGCAGCGGATGGAGCTGGACATGCCGGACATCTCTGTGGCGGTCCGCTCCGGCGACACCCCTCAAGCGGAGCGCAACCGACAGGCGCGCAAACCTCCGGACATCCTCATCACCACCCCGGAGAGCCTCTACTTGATGCTCACCAGTAAGGCGGGGGGGATCCTCAAGACCGTCGACACGGTCATTATCGACGAGATCCACGCGCTCGCCGGAACGAAGCGCGGTGTGCACCTCGCGCTGTCCATGGAGCGCCTGCGCCGGTTAGCCGGCGATTTCCAGCGCATCGGCCTGTCCGCGACGGTGCGCCCGCTCGATGCCGTGGCGAATTTCTTGGGTGAGCGGACCACCATTGTGAATCCTCCCGCGGAGAAGAAGTGGGAGCTCACCGTCCGCGTCCCCGTCGAGGACATGAGCGACCTACCGGTGCCGGAGGAAGGGTCCGCGATCGGGGATGCGGTGATTGACACCTCGGCCATTTCCGACGACATCCTTGACTTCAACTTGGATGCTCCGGAACCCGCCGGCAACACAAGCCAGAACGGTAAAGACCTCGCACCGCCACCCACCCCCGGACAGTCGTCGATCTGGCCGCACATTGAAGCGCAGCTCTACCAAGAGGTGATGGCGCATCAGTCGACGATCGTTTTCGTGAACTCGCGCCGCACCGCGGAGCGCCTGACCAGCCGCCTGAACGAGATTTGGGCTGCCGAGCACGACCCCGAATCGCTCAGCCCGGAGACCCGCCGCCCGCCGGCGCAGCTGATGAAGTCCGTGGATGTGGCCGGTGAAGCAGCTCCCGTCATCGCGCGCGCCCACCACGGTTCTGTGTCCAAGGAGGAGCGCAAGGCCACGGAGACCGCGCTGAAGGAGGGCACCCTCAAGGCGGTGGTGTCCACCAGCTCGCTGGAGCTCGGCATCGACATGGGTGCGGTGGACCTAGTCATCCAGGTCGAATCCCCGCCGTCAGTGGCGTCGGGCCTGCAGCGCGTCGGCCGCGCCGGGCACTCGGTGGGCGCGGTGCCGGAGGGCTCCTTCTACCCGAAGCACCGCTCTGACCTCGTCCAAACGGCAGTCACTGTTCCGCGCATGCGCCAGGGCCTGATCGAGGAGCTGCACACCCCGAAGAGCCCGCTCGACGTGCTCGCCCAGCAGACCGTCGCGGCCATCGCAGTCGAGGACCTCGAGGTCGACGACTGGTACGAGACCGTCACCCGCGCATGGCCCTACCGCGACCTCGCGCGCGAAGTGTTCGACGCCGTCATCGACCTCGTCGTCGGTGTGTATCCGTCCACCGACTTCGCGGAGCTGCGCCCCAGAGCGATTCTCGACGGCACGACGCTGAAAGCCCGCCCCGGCGCCCAACGCGTCGCCGTCACCAACGCCGGCACCATCCCGGACCGCGGCATGTTCGGAGTCTTCTTGATCGCAAGCGATCAAGAAGGAAGAGGACCCAGGCGCGTCGGCGAGCTCGACGAGGAGATGGTCTACGAATCCCGCGTCGGCGACGTGTTCACCCTCGGAGCGTCCAGCTGGCGCATTGAGAACATCACCCGCGACCAGGTTCAGGTCAGCCCCGCGCCCGGCCACACTGGACGGCTGCCGTTCTGGAACGGGGATAGCGCGGGCCGGCCGTACGAGCTCGGTCTCGCTCTCGGTGAATTCCGCAGGGAGGCGAGAAGCGACGGGGCCCTCGACCCGAGCCTCGACGCCTACGCCCGCGACAACCTGCTCAAATATCTGGACGAGCAGGAGGAGGCGACGGGCATCGTCCCCGACGAGAAGACCCTGGTTCTCGAGCGCTTCACCGACGAGCTGGGGGACT encodes:
- a CDS encoding ABC transporter substrate-binding protein yields the protein MNFPRTLAALLFSLIAVLGLAGCSSDSSGNESGSNNGAANGETTLTVTDAAGRTVDFDKQPERILLGEGRGVFATSILQDNPFDKIVAYGNDLDKAAPAMRDKLFEKFPEAKDLPEIGSLQKGDVTVENLLAQKPDVVVMTLDQKKVAEQNGFLTDMDAVGLKYVFTDFRQDPLANTEVSMNLFGDLLGAQDRAESYNKFWSEKVSDITERVGTTTEKPETVVWMAAGFKDCCAIAGDANLGKLVDAAGGHNVGPEILGTDETEITPEKLVEVNPDKLVVTGGEWARDPQKTDAFSHVELGYQADEAAARDSFGGPLHGPGMKQLTAPREGDFFAIYHQFYDSPYNVFALEAFAKWLHPNEFGDLDPAKDFEDFHAEWMPIDYSGTFFLDGYTAE
- a CDS encoding alpha/beta fold hydrolase; the encoded protein is MALVGKRVLKVAGLIVTAIVALAAAGAGGWAWYTTTYHSRLVRSLEKAGYQEHRVSVDHVKLNVGVSEPRDGSPIVLIHGQASGWRQYGYALRDLSKDRQVYAIDVPGHGKSDRLESYRAVEVADVLSRYIETIGQPVVLSGHSSGGQLAALIAARHPELVSFLVLEDPPLFATELPEARNTWNYQDLAVSTHEFLSSGETDWQAYQWRSQKMWQYFGDSAQGFIGDGLAYHSRHPGAPIALWTMPPEMNEAQVYIMDYDPAFGDAFFTGLWNEGFDQEATLAAIQAPVTYIHCQARYDGEVLQAAASDEDAARAMDSLPAGAVKVEADSGHNFHVEKRKEFVEILLAGVG
- a CDS encoding mycoredoxin, with the protein product MATTPETTAPVTVFATSWCPFCTRLLADLRKANAPHEVVDVEAPGNEDASAWVESVNNGNRVVPTVLYSDGTHATNPPAEEVLAKLTELH
- a CDS encoding dihydrofolate reductase codes for the protein MIGAIWAQSRDGIIGDGADMPWHLPEDLKHFKETTLGSPVIMGRRTWESLPVTPLPGRANIIISSREAGPWSNGAYVYRDLPDLDTDAWIIGGAQLYEATLDEVDIIERTLVDVSVAPLLPHNAVYAPRLTGDFDLVSESDWFTSERGRVTVEGAEPTPLSYRFQRFERKA
- a CDS encoding thymidylate synthase, translating into MTGTTIPTPYEDLLREILETGTPKSDRTGTGTISVFGKQLRYDLADSFPLLTTKKVYFKGVVGELLWFLKGDSNVRWLQENNIRIWNEWTDDDGELGPVYGVQWRSWPTPDGQHIDQIHNALELLKNDPESRRNLVSAWNVSELNKMALMPCHLLFQLYVADGKLSMQVYQRSADMFLGVPFNIASYALLTHMFAQQAGLEIGELIWTGGDCHIYNDHIEQVKEQLSREPRPYPQLELTKAESIFDYGFGDIAVTDYDPHPTITAKVSV
- a CDS encoding 3'(2'),5'-bisphosphate nucleotidase CysQ; this encodes MTATYSDSRLTNLIALGTGEILKGIRGVGLLRGRELGEAGDDLAQNWIARVLAQHRPDDGFLSEEAVDDLSRLDNPRVWIVDPLDGTKEFATGRQDWAVHIALVENGVPTHAAVGLPDLGVVFKSSDVRHVAGPLSRKIALSHNRPPAVAKYIAEKMEFEAAGIGSAGAKAMHVLLGDYDAYIHAGGQYEWDQAAPVGVARAAGLHASRLDGTEVHFNNEDTYIPDLLICRPELADEILKHAASYKEEHGSYEGIAK